In Oryza sativa Japonica Group chromosome 2, ASM3414082v1, the following are encoded in one genomic region:
- the LOC4329717 gene encoding tuliposide A-converting enzyme 2, chloroplastic, producing the protein MASSTAADGDDEVVREFGPILRVYKSGRLERPLVAPPVGPGHDAATGVHSRDVHLGDYSARLYLPPPAAAAERLPVVVYVHGGGFVAESAASPSYHLFLNRLAAACPALCVSVDYRLAPEHPLPAGYDDCLAALRWVLSAADPWVAARGDLDRVFLAGDSAGGNICHHLAMHHHHDAPPRRRLRGAVLIHPWFWGSEAVGEEAPDPEGRARGAGLWVYACPGTTGMDDPRMNPMAPGAPPLGRMACDRVMVCAAEGDFLRWRAHAYAAAVAAAKGGAAVEVLETAGAGHVFHLFDPDGDKAKELLDRMVTFVNGAGADAA; encoded by the coding sequence CGATCCTCCGGGTCTACAAGAGCGGCCGCCTGGAGCGCCCCCTCGTCGCGCCCCCCGTCGGCCCGGgccacgacgccgccaccggcgtCCACTCCCGGGACGTCCACCTCGGCGACTACTCCGCGCGCCTCTAcctgcctcctcccgccgccgccgccgagcgcctccccgtcgtcgtctaCGTGCACGGCGGCGGGTTCGTGGCGGAGTCCGCGGCGTCCCCGAGCTACCACCTCTTCCtcaaccgcctcgccgccgcctgccccgCGCTCTGCGTCTCCGTCGACTACCGCCTCGCGCCCGAGCACCCGCTCCCGGCGGGCTACGACGACTgcctcgccgcgctccgctgggtgctctccgccgccgacccctgggtcgccgcgcgcggcgacCTCGACCGCGTGTTCCTCGCCGGGGACAGCGCCGGCGGCAACATCTGCCACCACctggccatgcaccaccaccacgacgcgccgccgcgccgccgcctcaggGGCGCGGTGCTGATCCACCCCTGGTTCTGGGGCTCGGAggccgtcggcgaggaggcccccgaccccgaggggcgcgccagggGCGCCGGGCTGTGGGTGTACGCGTGCCCGGGCACCACCGGCATGGACGACCCGCGGATGAACCCCATGgcgcccggcgcgccgccgctggggCGGATGGCGTGCGACCGGGTCATGGTGTGCGCCGCGGAGGGGGACTTCCTCAGGTGGCGCGCCCACGCGTacgccgccgcggtggccgcggcgaagggcggcgcggcggtggaggtgctgGAGACGGCCGGGGCGGGCCACGTCTTCCACCTGTTCGACCCCGACGGCGACAAGGCCAAGGAGCTGCTCGACAGGATGGTCACCTTCGTtaacggcgccggcgccgacgccgcgtgA